One Terriglobales bacterium DNA segment encodes these proteins:
- a CDS encoding SIS domain-containing protein: MSVTQYRDRITEVLNQIWSTQTENIQKVSAVMADCIAKKGLVHLFGSGHSVLPVQDMFPRYGAYPGFRPLMDMRLMWTNVIGSGGAKGLLWLERREGYAQVLFENEPIRSGDVMMVFSHGGLNAAGIEVLLEAKKRGLTTVAVTSMQNYKVREATHSSGKKLADVADYVIDNCMPPEDALVKIKNWKAPVAAGSTVATVTIAMAIMAGVAECLSEKGINPPVFVSPNVPGIPADNTNRVYEEYERSLKR; this comes from the coding sequence GTGAGCGTTACCCAATATCGTGATCGTATAACGGAAGTTCTGAACCAGATCTGGAGCACCCAGACAGAGAATATCCAGAAGGTCTCGGCCGTGATGGCCGACTGCATTGCTAAAAAAGGACTTGTACATTTATTCGGCAGTGGCCATTCCGTGTTGCCAGTCCAGGACATGTTTCCCCGGTATGGTGCCTATCCTGGGTTTCGACCGCTGATGGACATGCGGTTGATGTGGACGAACGTGATCGGGTCTGGAGGGGCCAAAGGATTGCTATGGCTAGAGCGGCGCGAAGGCTACGCCCAGGTGCTGTTCGAGAATGAGCCAATCCGAAGCGGCGACGTAATGATGGTGTTTTCTCACGGTGGACTGAATGCCGCCGGCATCGAGGTACTGCTTGAGGCGAAAAAGCGCGGCTTGACCACGGTTGCGGTCACGTCAATGCAGAACTACAAGGTTCGCGAAGCGACGCACTCGAGCGGTAAGAAACTGGCCGATGTTGCCGATTACGTAATCGACAACTGTATGCCGCCCGAAGACGCGCTGGTGAAGATCAAGAATTGGAAAGCTCCGGTTGCCGCGGGATCGACCGTGGCCACGGTGACGATTGCTATGGCGATCATGGCGGGAGTAGCGGAGTGCTTGTCGGAGAAGGGAATCAATCCCCCGGTGTTCGTATCGCCGAACGTCCCGGGCATTCCCGCGGACAATACTAATCGCGTTTACGAAGAATACGAGCGCTCACTGAAGAGGTAA
- a CDS encoding MFS transporter, producing the protein MRQRALFISACAGMLVFGIVLAILGTLFGMPEMRERLHIDLAEQGNMFLFLYLGIFLASMIAGPMIDHLGNKLTLLGSSLLVAAAMVLFAMSSSLSTASVAAVVLGFGGGGLNTSTNVLVSDLYGDKRGPMLNLLGIFFGVGALCIPLLAASIQGHFTIPQLLFFCAAISGACAVAYAVMKFPPALSPQGFSLRATLSVARYPGVLLLAFLLFFESGNEACIGGWTSTYANANGFEPRIATLVLAGYWAALMFSRIIAATVLANVPKARVVLGSAVLSLLGCAILLSAQSLPLLVLGVVIIGVSYAPIFPTALAIAGDRYSNTGTVFGLLFAIALIGGMAFPWGVGQVSQQFGIRIGMVVPLAGAIGISILAAVLMVQERTARVRNAQKAAM; encoded by the coding sequence GTGCGACAGCGGGCTTTGTTCATTAGCGCATGCGCCGGTATGTTGGTGTTCGGCATCGTGCTTGCGATTCTCGGCACGCTTTTCGGCATGCCCGAGATGCGCGAGCGTCTGCACATTGACCTGGCCGAGCAGGGAAACATGTTCCTGTTCCTGTACCTGGGTATCTTTCTGGCGTCCATGATTGCGGGACCCATGATCGATCATCTCGGGAACAAGTTGACCCTGCTCGGTTCGTCGTTGCTGGTGGCGGCGGCGATGGTGCTGTTCGCGATGTCGAGTTCGCTGTCCACCGCTTCGGTTGCCGCGGTGGTGCTTGGTTTCGGCGGGGGTGGTTTGAATACCTCGACCAACGTGCTTGTGTCCGATCTCTACGGAGACAAGCGGGGGCCGATGTTGAACCTGCTCGGAATCTTCTTCGGAGTGGGTGCTTTGTGCATCCCGCTGCTGGCCGCAAGTATCCAGGGACATTTCACGATCCCGCAGTTGCTGTTTTTCTGTGCGGCAATATCCGGGGCATGCGCTGTCGCTTATGCCGTGATGAAGTTTCCGCCGGCGCTCAGCCCACAAGGCTTTTCGCTGCGAGCGACGTTGAGCGTGGCACGGTATCCGGGCGTGTTGTTGCTTGCATTTCTGTTGTTCTTTGAATCCGGCAACGAGGCGTGTATTGGCGGGTGGACATCCACATATGCAAATGCGAATGGATTTGAGCCACGCATCGCCACGCTCGTTCTGGCCGGGTACTGGGCCGCATTGATGTTTAGCCGCATCATCGCCGCGACCGTGCTGGCGAACGTGCCGAAAGCGAGGGTGGTTCTGGGCAGCGCTGTGCTGTCGCTTCTAGGATGCGCCATCCTGCTATCAGCGCAGTCTTTGCCTCTGCTGGTGCTTGGCGTTGTGATCATTGGGGTGTCTTACGCCCCGATCTTTCCCACGGCGCTCGCCATTGCCGGCGACCGGTATTCCAATACGGGAACCGTGTTCGGTCTACTATTTGCGATAGCGCTGATTGGTGGAATGGCATTTCCCTGGGGAGTAGGACAGGTTTCGCAGCAGTTCGGCATCCGGATCGGAATGGTGGTTCCGCTTGCCGGAGCAATTGGAATCTCTATATTGGCAGCCGTACTGATGGTGCAGGAGAGAACAGCCCGCGTGCGCAATGCCCAGAAAGCGGCGATGTAG